A section of the Bryobacteraceae bacterium genome encodes:
- a CDS encoding RNA polymerase sigma factor has protein sequence MLPDEKQFGPIAETAPADWPGFGDEEQLLARLRAGDDAAYEALLERFQTPVYQLVCRLIDDPNEAGDVVQDVFLKVFRGVGSFRGQSSLKTWIYRIAVNEAHNRRRWFVRHRRPEVVLDGEEEGPARLERFSDHGRTPYDWTLNNEMRIAIEEALEGINPVFRSAVVLRDLEELSYEEIADILDVSIGTVKSRILRGREALRRALMEKLEPARGLEWSPQTASD, from the coding sequence ATGCTGCCGGATGAGAAGCAGTTCGGCCCGATCGCGGAAACGGCCCCAGCCGACTGGCCGGGGTTTGGAGACGAAGAGCAGTTGCTTGCACGGCTCCGTGCCGGCGACGACGCGGCCTACGAAGCGCTGCTTGAGCGGTTCCAGACGCCGGTCTACCAACTGGTGTGCCGCCTGATCGACGACCCAAACGAAGCAGGCGACGTCGTCCAGGACGTCTTCCTGAAGGTGTTCCGGGGCGTGGGCAGCTTCCGCGGCCAGAGTTCTCTGAAAACCTGGATCTACCGGATCGCCGTCAACGAGGCGCACAACCGGCGGCGCTGGTTTGTCCGCCACCGCCGGCCGGAAGTGGTTCTCGACGGCGAGGAGGAGGGCCCGGCCCGCCTTGAACGGTTCAGCGACCACGGCAGAACGCCGTACGACTGGACGCTGAACAACGAGATGCGCATCGCCATCGAAGAGGCGCTGGAGGGCATCAATCCGGTGTTCCGCTCAGCCGTGGTCCTGCGGGACCTCGAAGAGCTGAGCTACGAGGAGATTGCCGACATCCTGGATGTATCGATCGGCACGGTGAAATCCAGAATCCTGCGGGGGCGCGAGGCGCTGCGCAGGGCGCTGATGGAAAAGTTGGAGCCTGCGCGGGGGCTCGAGTGGTCGCCGCAGACGGCATCTGACTGA
- the glnS gene encoding glutamine--tRNA ligase — protein sequence MADEKPRDAGAPEEARPSNFIRDIILRDLETGRYGGRVHTRFPPEPNGYLHIGHAKSICLNFGLAREFNGKCNLRFDDTNPCKEEVEYVESIMQDVRWLGFEWDALCYASDYFDQLYEWAKKLIRKGKAYVCDLSPEEVRQYRGTLTEPGRESPYRNRSVEENLELFERMKNGEFPDGSRTLRAKIDMASPNLNMRDPVMYRILHATHHRTGDRWCIYPTYDYAHGQSDSIEGITHSICTLEFEDHRPLYEWFLRELEIYAPQQIEFDRLNLTYTVLSKRRLLRLVEMGFVRGWDDPRMPTLSGMRRRGYTPESIRTFCSRIGVSKTNGVVELGLLEHCLREDLNRRAPRVMAVLRPLKLVIENYAEGQVEMMEAVNNPEDPSAGTRLVPFSRELWIEQDDFREVPPKGYFRLFPGNEVRLRYGYIVRCTGCVKDAAGRVVEVRCTYDPATRGGDTPDGRKVKGTIHWVSVPHAFDAEVRLYDNLFVKPDPDDTEPGKDWTSNLNPNSLEVLEGCKMEPSLRTAKPGDRFQFERLGYFCVDPDTTEERMVFNRTIGLRDTWAKVEKKLNPEKA from the coding sequence ATGGCAGACGAGAAACCCAGGGACGCCGGCGCACCGGAAGAGGCGCGCCCGTCGAACTTCATCCGCGACATCATCCTCCGCGACTTGGAAACCGGCCGCTACGGCGGCCGGGTCCACACGCGCTTCCCGCCGGAGCCCAACGGCTATCTCCACATCGGCCACGCCAAGAGCATCTGCCTGAACTTCGGCCTCGCCCGCGAATTCAACGGCAAGTGCAACCTCCGCTTTGACGACACCAACCCCTGCAAGGAAGAGGTCGAATACGTCGAGTCGATCATGCAGGACGTCCGCTGGCTCGGCTTCGAGTGGGACGCTCTCTGCTACGCCTCCGACTATTTCGACCAGCTTTACGAGTGGGCGAAGAAGCTCATCCGCAAGGGCAAGGCCTATGTCTGCGATCTGAGCCCGGAGGAGGTGCGGCAGTACCGCGGCACGCTCACCGAGCCGGGCCGCGAAAGTCCCTACCGCAACCGCAGCGTCGAGGAGAACCTCGAGCTGTTCGAGCGGATGAAGAACGGCGAATTCCCGGATGGGTCGCGCACCCTCCGCGCCAAGATCGACATGGCGTCGCCCAACCTCAACATGCGCGACCCGGTGATGTACCGCATCCTCCACGCCACGCATCACCGCACCGGCGACCGTTGGTGCATCTATCCCACCTACGACTACGCCCACGGCCAGTCGGACTCGATCGAAGGCATCACGCACTCCATCTGCACGCTCGAGTTCGAAGATCACCGCCCGCTGTATGAGTGGTTCCTGCGCGAGCTGGAGATTTACGCGCCGCAGCAGATCGAGTTCGACCGCCTGAATCTCACCTACACCGTGCTCAGCAAGCGCCGGTTGCTGCGGCTCGTGGAGATGGGCTTCGTGCGCGGCTGGGACGATCCGCGCATGCCCACCCTGAGCGGCATGCGCCGCCGCGGCTACACGCCCGAGTCGATCCGCACGTTCTGTAGCCGGATCGGCGTGTCGAAGACCAACGGTGTGGTCGAGCTCGGACTGCTCGAACACTGCCTCCGCGAAGATCTCAACCGGCGCGCTCCGCGCGTCATGGCGGTGCTGCGTCCGCTGAAGCTCGTCATCGAAAACTACGCCGAAGGGCAGGTGGAGATGATGGAGGCGGTCAACAATCCCGAGGATCCTTCGGCCGGCACGCGGCTGGTGCCCTTCTCGCGCGAACTGTGGATCGAACAGGACGACTTCCGCGAAGTGCCGCCCAAAGGCTACTTCCGCCTCTTTCCGGGTAATGAGGTTCGCCTCCGCTACGGTTACATCGTCCGCTGCACCGGCTGTGTGAAGGACGCCGCGGGCCGCGTCGTCGAGGTCCGCTGCACCTACGATCCCGCCACCCGCGGCGGCGACACGCCCGATGGCCGCAAGGTGAAGGGAACCATCCACTGGGTGAGCGTGCCGCATGCCTTTGACGCCGAAGTGCGCCTCTATGACAACCTGTTCGTCAAGCCCGACCCCGACGATACGGAGCCGGGCAAGGACTGGACGTCCAACCTGAACCCGAACTCGCTTGAGGTGCTCGAGGGCTGCAAAATGGAGCCGTCGCTCAGGACGGCAAAGCCCGGCGACCGCTTCCAGTTCGAGCGCCTCGGCTATTTCTGCGTCGATCCCGATACGACCGAAGAGCGCATGGTCTTCAACCGCACCATCGGGCTGCGCGACACCTGGGCCAAGGTCGAGAAGAAACTGAATCCGGAGAAAGCATGA
- the gltX gene encoding glutamate--tRNA ligase, whose product MVRVRFAPSPTGYLHIGSARTFIFNWLFARHNQGTMILRIDDTDVERNTEESLASIFEGLRWLGLGWDEEYRQSERFALYREAAQALLEKGFAYRDFTPPEAKTAAEDSEGGTGWLCNPEMRALSREESDRRAAAGEPFVLRFRVPREPERTIVFRDLVYGEQSKSTADIEDFALLRSNGAPTYHHASCVDDSDLRISHIIRGQDHLTNTFKHILLFEALGTPMPAFAHLPLLIAPDGAKLSKRRHGPVVSVLTYRDAGFLPEAYINFLCLLGWNPKDNREKMTLAELVEAFTLEGVNRSNAVVNFTEEDPIDPKALWLNAQHIYSLPVEELAGRLLPVWQKAGYEVNREKALRVTPLIQERIKTLNDAVSVADFLFLRELPPYDPAELIPQKGDRAMALRALEKALAVLANGDFTHQALEERLRAAAAELGLKAGQMFQPIRVAVCGRRNAPPLFETLEVVGREACLERIGKAIALLQQES is encoded by the coding sequence ATGGTCAGAGTTCGGTTCGCACCCTCGCCGACGGGCTACCTGCACATCGGCAGCGCCAGGACCTTCATCTTCAACTGGCTCTTCGCCCGTCACAATCAGGGGACGATGATCCTGCGCATCGACGACACCGACGTCGAGCGCAACACTGAGGAGTCCCTCGCCTCCATCTTCGAGGGCCTGCGCTGGCTGGGCCTCGGCTGGGACGAAGAGTACCGCCAGAGCGAACGCTTTGCCCTGTACCGCGAAGCCGCCCAGGCGCTGCTCGAAAAGGGCTTCGCCTACCGCGACTTCACCCCGCCGGAGGCGAAAACGGCCGCCGAGGACAGCGAAGGCGGCACGGGCTGGCTTTGCAACCCGGAGATGCGCGCCCTGTCGCGCGAAGAGTCCGACCGCCGCGCCGCCGCGGGCGAGCCCTTCGTGCTTCGCTTCCGCGTGCCGCGCGAACCTGAGCGCACCATTGTCTTCCGCGACCTCGTCTACGGCGAACAGTCCAAGTCCACCGCTGACATCGAAGACTTCGCGCTGCTGCGCTCCAACGGCGCGCCCACCTACCATCACGCCTCCTGCGTGGACGACTCGGACCTCCGCATCAGCCACATCATCCGCGGGCAGGACCATCTCACCAACACCTTCAAGCACATCCTGCTGTTCGAAGCGCTCGGCACGCCGATGCCGGCCTTCGCCCATCTGCCGCTGCTGATCGCGCCCGACGGCGCCAAGCTCAGCAAGCGCCGCCACGGTCCCGTCGTCAGCGTGCTCACCTACCGCGACGCCGGCTTCCTCCCGGAGGCCTACATCAACTTCCTCTGCCTGCTCGGCTGGAACCCGAAGGACAACCGCGAGAAGATGACCCTCGCCGAGCTTGTGGAGGCGTTCACGCTCGAAGGCGTCAACCGCTCCAATGCGGTGGTCAACTTCACCGAAGAGGACCCCATCGACCCCAAGGCGCTCTGGCTGAATGCCCAGCACATCTACTCGCTGCCCGTCGAGGAGCTCGCCGGGCGGCTCCTGCCCGTCTGGCAGAAGGCCGGCTACGAGGTCAACCGCGAGAAGGCGCTGCGCGTCACGCCGCTCATCCAGGAGCGGATCAAAACGCTGAACGACGCGGTTTCCGTCGCGGATTTCTTGTTCCTCCGGGAGCTGCCGCCTTACGATCCGGCCGAGCTGATCCCGCAGAAGGGCGACCGCGCGATGGCGCTTCGCGCTCTCGAAAAGGCCCTGGCCGTGCTCGCCAACGGTGATTTCACCCACCAGGCTCTGGAGGAGCGGCTGCGAGCGGCCGCCGCCGAGCTCGGTCTCAAGGCAGGCCAGATGTTCCAGCCGATCCGCGTCGCCGTCTGCGGCCGCCGGAACGCGCCCCCGCTGTTTGAAACACTGGAAGTGGTGGGCCGCGAGGCCTGCCTTGAACGCATCGGCAAGGCGATCGCACTGTTGCAGCAAGAGTCGTAA
- the rsmA gene encoding ribosomal RNA small subunit methyltransferase A gives MGRRLGQHFLYQDSILETIARAACGDLAPRIIEIGCGPGTLTRFLLERAGEVIGIEADPRLAEGLRRRFQTASAFRLIEGDVLEVDFRPLAPAVVCGNIPYYITGPILRKTLELGPGLIRAVFLVQREVADRLIARPGSRQYGLLSAAAQALCSVERICAVRAGAFRPPPKVDSAVVRLEPLPAPRVADYAAFLDFAARCFRHKRKTLRNNLGRADIPFAERRAEELSVEELEQARLEWAARTGMRY, from the coding sequence GTGGGACGCCGGCTCGGGCAGCATTTCCTCTACCAGGACTCAATTCTCGAAACCATTGCGCGCGCTGCGTGCGGTGATCTCGCCCCCCGCATCATCGAAATCGGGTGCGGCCCCGGGACGCTCACCCGCTTCCTGCTCGAACGCGCCGGGGAAGTAATTGGCATCGAAGCCGACCCGCGCCTCGCTGAAGGGCTTCGCCGGCGCTTCCAGACTGCCTCAGCGTTCCGGCTGATCGAGGGGGACGTGCTCGAAGTGGACTTCCGCCCGCTCGCGCCAGCCGTCGTGTGCGGCAACATCCCCTACTACATCACGGGCCCGATCCTGCGCAAGACGCTCGAGCTCGGGCCCGGCCTGATCCGCGCCGTCTTCCTCGTGCAGCGGGAGGTGGCCGACCGGCTCATCGCCCGCCCGGGGAGCCGGCAGTACGGGCTGCTCAGCGCCGCCGCCCAGGCGCTGTGCTCCGTGGAGCGGATCTGTGCCGTACGTGCCGGCGCCTTCCGTCCGCCTCCGAAGGTGGACAGCGCGGTCGTGCGGCTGGAACCGCTCCCCGCCCCGCGCGTGGCCGACTATGCGGCCTTTCTCGATTTCGCTGCCCGCTGCTTCAGGCACAAGCGCAAGACGCTGCGCAACAATCTGGGCCGCGCCGATATTCCCTTCGCCGAACGCCGCGCCGAAGAGCTTTCGGTGGAGGAACTCGAACAGGCGCGGCTTGAATGGGCCGCGCGCACGGGCATGAGATACTGA